In the Sarcophilus harrisii chromosome 3, mSarHar1.11, whole genome shotgun sequence genome, one interval contains:
- the LOC111720139 gene encoding zinc finger protein 345-like isoform X3 codes for MLENVQNLLFLGLPGAREDLISYFQEGGTPWILGGKGPRNFCPDSVASFEVNEIPANLSISVGESGQQRLMSIGPCDFSFIEISDSDIKIDKNPKNPCEFDEVGKSLTQYSVISQCKTLTPRNDCFQYGIYRECFTEQVELIQSHENLPEMQIYQGSQWKKPFGLNSDPAKHQKRYTGKKLHVGNEGRKTFNQNPKIINHQKNHIRKKSHDSNEEATTAFSSLPYHPTFPPGMKTFACNQCGKSFYWNPDLVRHQKIHTEKKPYKCNECGKSFSYKSLLISHQRVHTGEKPYVCNQCGKAFHYRALLIGHLRIHSGERPYKCIHCGKAFQSSSRLSSHQRIHTGEKPYECSQCGKAFTQSSHLGAHQRIHTGEKPYECTQCRKAFRFRSGLASHQRIHTGEKPFKCNQCGKAFQSSSRLASHQRIHTGEKPYECHQCGKAFTQSSHLGTHQRIHSGEKPYECNQCGKAFRFRSGLATHQRMHTGEKPYKCNQCGKAFQCSSSLAKHVRVHTGERPYKCNQCGKAFRCSSSLAAHQRIHTIAKPYECNQCGKGFKKSSKLDIHQRIHTGEKPYECDQCGKSFKYSSHLAAHQRIHTGEKPFECSHCGKAFQSSSSLTIHQRIHTGEKPYECNQCGKAFQCNSNLAAHLRIHTGEKPYKCNQCGKAFRYRSGLAVHQRIHTREKPY; via the exons ATGCTGGAGAATGTCCAGAACCTGCTGTTCCTGG GGCTTCCAGGTGCCAGAGAAGATTTGATCTCCTATTTCCAGGAAGGGGGAACACCATGGATTCTGGGGGGGAAAGGCCCAAGGAACTTTTGTCCAG aTTCAGTGGCCAGCTTTGAAGTGAATGAGATTCCTGCAAACCTGAGCATTTCTGTTGGAGAATCTGGCCAGCAGAGATTGATGAGTATTGGTCCCTGTGACTTCAGTTTTATAGAAATCTCTGACTCTGATATCAAGATAGATAAAAATCCAAAGAATCCCTGTGAATTTGATGAAGTTGGAAAGAGTTTGACACAATATTCGGTCATAAGTCAATGTAAGACATTGACCCCAAGGAATGACTGTTTTCAGTATGGTATATATAGAGAATGCTTTACTGAACAGGTAGAGCTTATTCAGTCTCATGAGAATCTTCCTGAAATGCAAATCTATCAAGGTAGTCAATGGAAAAAGCCCTTCGGTTTGAATTCCGACCCAGCTAAACATCAGAAACGTTATACTGGCAAAAAGCTTCATGTAggtaatgaaggaagaaagaccTTCAACCAGAACCCTAAGATCATCAACCATCAGAAGAATCACATTCGAAAGAAATCTCATGACAGTAATGAGGAAGCCACAACAGCCTTCTCATCTCTTCCTTACCATCCTACTTTTCCTCCTGGAATGAAAACATTTGCTTGTAATCAGTGTGGGAAGAGCTTTTATTGGAACCCAGATCTTGTTAGACATCAGAAGATTCATACTGAAaaaaagccttataaatgtaatgaatgtgggaagagCTTCAGCTACAAATCCCTCCTTATTAGCCATCAGAGAGTtcatactggggagaaaccttatgtgtgtaatcagtgtggaaaggcctTCCACTACCGAGCACTCCTCATTGGCCATCTGAGAATTCACAGTGGAGAGAGACCCTATAAATGTATCCATTGTGGCAAAGCTTTCCAAAGCAGCTCTCGCCTTTCttcccatcagagaatccacactggagagaaaccatatgaATGTAGTCAGTGTGGAAAGGCCTTCACCCAGAGCTCCCATCTCGGtgcccatcagagaatccacaccgGGGAGAAACCTTACGAATGTACTCAATGTAGAAAAGCTTTCCGATTCCGTTCTGGTCTTGCCtcccatcagagaatccacactggagagaaaccttttaaatgtaatcagtgtggaaaggctttccaAAGCAGCTCCCGTCTCGCttcccatcagagaatccacactggagagaagccttatgaatgtcaTCAGTGTGGGAAGGCTTTCACCCAAAGTTCCCATCTTGGtacacatcagagaatccacagtggagagaaaccttatgaatgcaatcagtgtggaaaggctttcaggtTCCGTTCTGGTCTTGCTACACATCAGAGAATGcacacaggagagaaaccttataaatgtaatcagtgtggaaaggctttccaGTGCAGCTCCAGTCTTGCTAAACATGTAAGAGTTCACACTGGAGAGAGACCatataaatgtaatcagtgtggaaaggctttccgATGCAGTTCCAGTCTTGCTGctcatcagagaatccacactatagcaaaaccttatgaatgtaatcaatgtggaaagggttTCAAAAAGAGTTCCAAACTTGAtatccatcagagaatccacactggagagaaaccttatgaatgcgATCAATGtggaaaatcttttaaatacaGCTCCCATCTTGCTGCTCACCAGAGAATTCACAcgggagagaaaccttttgaatgtagtCATTGTGGAAAGGCTTTCCAAAGCAGTTCCAGTCTGActatacatcagagaatccacacgggcgagaaaccttatgaatgtaatcagtgtggaaaggctttccaATGTAACTCCAATCTTGCTGCGCATttgagaatccacactggagagaaaccttataaatgtaatcagtgtggaaaagctttcagaTATCGTTCTGGTCTTGctgtccatcagagaatccacactagAGAGAAACCTTATTAA